A window of Cheilinus undulatus linkage group 1, ASM1832078v1, whole genome shotgun sequence contains these coding sequences:
- the cgref1 gene encoding cell growth regulator with EF hand domain protein 1, whose product MQTGVFMESHLGRLLPCVLYVFLLIHLCLAAPGLTGAQGEESINARASAAEIANPFGSGEEDRRLLHSFIQFSVANGKGGLEINTHEQEVFYLFGVFDYDHSGSLDGLELMKLVSDYNLHHTPGVNAAEQVVSLVDFLLQSQDLNQDGLLSPLELLSHPLPHSQDSINNSAPQQEQHVAVEEKLSNPGSVQETEGAAEQREEALKEPQPQNEEYLPQEDKPEGEELIKLEDQQLEQQIPEGPGAEQGQGHPVPVHQGQPEI is encoded by the exons ATGCAGACAG GTGTGTTCATGGAATCTCACCTGGGCAGGCTGCTCCCATGTGTCCTGTACGTGTTCCTGCTCATACACCTGTGCTTGGCAGCACCAGGGTTAACTGGGGCACAAGG GGAGGAATCAATAAATGCCCGTGCCTCAGCTGCAGAGATAGCCAATCCTTTTGGCTCAGGAGAGGAGGACCGCAG GTTACTGCATAGTTTTATCCAGTTCAGTGTGGCGAATGGAAAAGGAGGACTAGAAATCAACACTCATGAACAAG AGGTGTTCTATCTGTTTGGTGTTTTTGACTATGACCACAGCGGGTCTCTGGATGGTTTGGAGTTGATGAAGCTTGTGTCAGACTATAACCTCCATCACACACCTGGAGTTAATGCTGCTGAGCAG GTGGTGTCTTTGGTAGATTTTTTACTCCAGTCTCAGGATCTAAACCAAGATGGCCTTCTCAGCCCATTAGAGCTGCTGTCCCACCCACTACCTCACTCACAG GACTCCATCAACAACAGTGCACCTCAGCAGGAGCAGCATGTGGCAGTGGAGGAGAAGCTGTCAAATCCTGGCTCTGTTCAAGAGACAGaaggagcagcagagcagagagaggaggctcTTAAGGAGCCACAGCCTCAAAATGAAGAGTACCTACCGCAGGAAGACAAACCAGAAGGAGAGGAACTCATAAAACTAGAAGATCAACAGCTCGAACAACAAATCCCAGAAGGCCCAGGAGCAGAACAAGGGCAGGGCCACCCTGTCCCTGTTCATCAGGGGCAACCAGAGATATGA
- the efcab2 gene encoding dynein regulatory complex protein 8: MAVDKQNADVVLSDIHKKIKSAFESFDYQLNNTVDVREIGTIIYSLGCFPSQADINNFIAEVEDEQSGFVHLERFLPAMTKVLMENKFPPIPKDLVLQAFEVLDKQKKGYLDAEELTKYLTQEGEVFNQNEMDEMLFAFADPEKNIINYKDLIDQLTFDTD, encoded by the exons ATGGCGGTGGACAAGCAAAATGCAG aCGTTGTTTTGTCAGACATCCACAAAAAGATTAAATCAGCTTTTGAATCGTTCGACTACCAGTTAAACAACACAGTGGATGTCAG ggAGATTGGCACCATCATCTACTCTCTGGGTTGCTTCCCCTCTCAGGCAGACATCAACAACTTTATAGCTGAG GTTGAAGACGAACAATCAGGATTTGTTCACTTGGAAAGGTTCCTTCCTGCCATGACCAAAGTTCTAATGGAGAACAA GTTCCCTCCCATCCCTAAGGACCTTGTGCTTCAGGCCTTTGAG GTACTGGACAAACAAAAGAAGGGATACCTGGATGCCGAGGAGCTGACAAAGTACCTGACACAGGAAG GCGAGGTCTTCAATCAGAACGAGATGGATGAAATGCTGTTTGCTTTTGCAGACCCCGAGAAGAACATCATCAATTACAAAGACTTAATCGATCAGCTGACCTTTGATACAgattag